In the genome of Enterococcus sp. DIV2402, the window TGTAACTACTTCAAACATACTAATATCGTTATTACCATCACCAAAAGCATACGTATTTGTTTCATCCAACAATTCTAAACGCTGCAATAGTTCTTCAATTCCAGCTTTCTTTGAACGATTTTTATTTACAATTGCCATTGAAAATGGACTATCTCGGTAAAAAGTTAACGTCTCATCAAAACGTTCTTGTAATAAGCGATCATTTTTCACTTTTTCACTAAATAAATACAACATGTTAATATCTGCATTTTGATGGAAATTTGGATCAATTTCCGGTAACGGAGCGTTATCTAATTCGTATAACTTTTCAGTCGCCTCATCAATAAAATTAATACGATAGTCAAAAGGTGTATAACAAGCCACAGGATGCCCTAAATTTCCTGCGAAAGCTAATACATCAGCCATCAATTGTTTTTCAATTTGATGATTTGCAAAAACTTCGCCTTCAATGACCACATATTGTCCATTCAAGCTGACATAAGAATGAATCGCTGTTCCTTTGGTAATCTCTTCAATTTCGATAGGCGACCGTCCACTAGCAATCACAGTTAAATAATTTTGTTCTTCTAGCTGTGTTAATAATTTTAAATTATTTTCGCTTATTTTTGATTGTTTATTTAATAGTGTCCCATCTAAATCAAAAAAAATAACGCCTTTATATTTTTTCATTTTATCACTCCTATCAACTTAAGTTTATAAATATTGTTTATAAACTTAGTAAAAATTTTTATCCCTAATTAATACGGGTATCTAGTTGCATTTTAAAATAAAACCCAAAAGAAAGCAATAAGAAAAACGAATGTCTCTTTTTTTGAGACATTCGTTTGATTACGAGCGCTGTAAGAAATTTAACAACATGCTCTTCATATTTTTACCAAATACAATTCCAAGAAATACTAAGGCACCCGCTAAGGAAATACAACTCACTAAAATAACTGAATGCATTTTGCTATTGATTGTCAGCACCTGAGATAAACCAAGGAATAACATGATACAGCTAATCTCCATTGCGAAGGTTGCTTGTAAAACTTTTAAGTAGTATGTACGAGCATATTTTAATGGATGAATCGCAAAAGTCTGCGTAATGAAGCGATATGTTCCCACAACCGAAAACATTAAACTTAAAATTGAGGCTAATGACATTCCAGTTCCTTCAAAAAAATAGATGCAAGGAACTTGTAAAATCAATTTGAAGACAAGCACTTGTGTCGTAAAATAAATAGCTTTGCGGTGGGCATTTAGTGCTTGTAAAATCGACAATAATACCGTAAAAAGACCAGTTAAAAAGGTTGCTGCTATAGCTAATGCCAAATACATACTACCCGCTAAATTATAACCAAAAAAGATTGTATTTAATGGAATCGATAATAAAATCATGCCGACTGATGAAGGTAATAATACAGTTAGTGATAAACGTAATGTATCTGAAACTCCTGTCAGTAAATCTTCTTTGTTCCTTAACGTACTTAATAATGGCAATGAGGTCACAGTAATTGAACCAATAATCGAAAGTAACAAAGGAGTCAGTTTATTGGGATTCGCTGATGCAAAAGTATACAATGTCTCTAATTGTGTTTGATTGAAAATCGGTTTCAGAAACTGAATAATAGGTTTTAGTGACACTTGATCAATTAATTGCATTAACGAAACAACCGATCCCACATATACAAACGGTAGTGACTCTTTGATAATATCGATGGTCACTTCTTTTGACTTTCGTAAATAATGCAATGGTAAAATAAAGAAATCTCGCAAACGAAATAACCCTTCTTTTTTACCTAAAGCGACTAAATACAAAATAGCGACAATCCCACCCACGCAAGAAGCAAAGGTACTAATCACAACCGCTGATAAAATATCACCACCTGCAATAACGCGAATATAATAGGTTCCACCAACGATAACTACCACTCGAACGAACTGCTCAACTACTTGAGAAATTCCAAAAGGCATGATTAAGTTTGATCCTTGAAAATATCCTCGAATAGCACTTAATATTGGAATGATTAGCAAGGACGGACACAAACTACGAATCGCATAAATTGCTGCTTCTTGATTAGCAACTGGACTAATCTTGCTTAAAACAGGTGCAAACAAAAACATTAAAATCGCTGATACGATACCAATAACTTCCATAACTGCTAAGGCACTTCGAAAGAGTTC includes:
- a CDS encoding Cof-type HAD-IIB family hydrolase, which produces MKKYKGVIFFDLDGTLLNKQSKISENNLKLLTQLEEQNYLTVIASGRSPIEIEEITKGTAIHSYVSLNGQYVVIEGEVFANHQIEKQLMADVLAFAGNLGHPVACYTPFDYRINFIDEATEKLYELDNAPLPEIDPNFHQNADINMLYLFSEKVKNDRLLQERFDETLTFYRDSPFSMAIVNKNRSKKAGIEELLQRLELLDETNTYAFGDGNNDISMFEVVTHAIAMGNANEQVKEAATFITYDHESDGIEFALKQLNIL
- a CDS encoding oligosaccharide flippase family protein; its protein translation is MKNKLLSGTFWLSAANMICKILGIVYLIPWLMFMGNYQEQHQAQALYNVAYLPYALFLSLGTAGFPSGIAKKIAELSHQKNQEKPRELFRSALAVMEVIGIVSAILMFLFAPVLSKISPVANQEAAIYAIRSLCPSLLIIPILSAIRGYFQGSNLIMPFGISQVVEQFVRVVVIVGGTYYIRVIAGGDILSAVVISTFASCVGGIVAILYLVALGKKEGLFRLRDFFILPLHYLRKSKEVTIDIIKESLPFVYVGSVVSLMQLIDQVSLKPIIQFLKPIFNQTQLETLYTFASANPNKLTPLLLSIIGSITVTSLPLLSTLRNKEDLLTGVSDTLRLSLTVLLPSSVGMILLSIPLNTIFFGYNLAGSMYLALAIAATFLTGLFTVLLSILQALNAHRKAIYFTTQVLVFKLILQVPCIYFFEGTGMSLASILSLMFSVVGTYRFITQTFAIHPLKYARTYYLKVLQATFAMEISCIMLFLGLSQVLTINSKMHSVILVSCISLAGALVFLGIVFGKNMKSMLLNFLQRS